The genomic interval GAAGGCAATGACAGCCTCTGTAGAAGATATCAACTGGGATTCGGTGGTTAAGGATGAACTGCCGAGACTCTACAACTATTTCCGTTATCGGCTTGGTGAGGAGTCGGTTGCCGAGGAACTCACTTCGACGGTCTTGGAAAAAGCGTGGACCAAACGCCATCAGTACCGCAAGGATCGCGCCGCTTTCTCGGTGTGGCTATTCTCGATTGCCAAAAATGAAGTTGTCAGCTATTTGCGCAAGCGACGAGACTTGTTGCCCATTTCAATGGCTGAAACAACGAATGGGGAGGCAATCGAGCCTCGTCTTGAACAATCTCAAAATATTCAGCAATTATCCCGCCTGCTTACAGATTTACCCGAGCGCGAGCGCGAACTCATCTCGCTCAAATTCGGCGCGGACTTAAACAACCGTGAAATATCTGTTGTCACAGGGTTGAGCGAAAGCAACGTCGGCACGATTCTCAATCGTGTTTTGCAAAAACTCCGTGAACAAATAGGAGGCGCAAGATGAACGAAGACTATCTCAAACAATTTAGAAAACAACCCAACGTCAGTTTTGTGGGAAAAGTCCATATGCGGCTTGAAAGAAAAGAACGCATTCAAACAATAAAAAGCTATATCATGCGTTCAGCGCTCACCTTGACTCTCGTATTTGGTTCATTGATGGCTTTTTCATTCACGGTCCGCGCCGAGGTTATCGGGTGGATCGTGGATATCGGTGGACTGTCCATTGAAACGATCTCTGAGAATCCAAGCGACCCTAATATTCCCGAAGTCGAACTCGTGCCTGACTATTTGTCGTGGGAGCAGGCAAGGGATCGTTTTCTTTCCCCCGTCCAACTCCCAACCTACTTGCCAGAGGGCTATGAACAAGAGGTTGATACACGATACCACGTCTGGGGTGATGGCACACCTTCAGTTGATGTTATCTGGAGAAAAAAAGGACAATTTCCAATGATCGGACTGTTTATTGCGCAGTGTCAATCTGACACCCCGGGTTGCGGGTTTTATGTTCAGGAAGGGGCAATGGAAGAAATTATGCTCAATGGCAAGCCCGCCGTTCTTACTCGCGGTGTGTGGGATCTTGATACCCAACAGTATGATTATTCCGGCAAAGTAAGCATCAAGTGGCGATATGACGAAAATACCGTTTACGATCTCTGGTGCCTCGACCCGAATATGGCAGATGAATTGATCAAAATGGCTGAATCGATCCCGTGACTTCTGTTTTCCTCTGTTCAAACAGAAACTGGAGGTCTTGGAGACCTCCGAGTTCTTATTTCTATAATGCAAGCTACCGCCAATTTCCTTTCCATGTCTTCCCGAACAAGATTCCTTTGGCTATTTCCATGAAGCAACCTATAACTTGACGAAAATTGTTTTATATCGGATAATATACATTAGTTGTATATTATCCGATATAAAATGAAAACAGACCCTCTCCGCCCATTTGAAGCCATGCCCTATTTCACCGTGGAGGGAATCAGGCAGGTGCTCGACAAGGAGTCACCTGAAAGTTCCCGCGTCCGTTTACACCGTTGGTCGACGTCAGATCGCGTTATCCCTTTGAAAAAGGGAGTGTATATGACGCGGCGTTTTTACGAACAGCACAGCAAGGATCCAGCCTTCATGGCGGCGATCAGCGCCGTTCTCCTGCCCCAATCCTACCTTTCGCTTGAGTTTATCTTACAGCAGAACAACATCCTGACCGAAGTCACTTACCCAATCACCTGCATTACAACGAAAAATACGCGTACGATCAAAAATCGCATTGGTGTGTTTTGGTATCGCAACATCCGCGCAGACTTATATCGCGGGTTTGCGTTTTCAGAATACATGGGAATCCGCTATGCAAAAGCGTCGGTGGCGAAAGCATTGTTCGATTATTTATATCTTCGCCCGTTAGCCTCGGCGTATCGAACCGTGAAGTTCGATCTTGCAGACGAATTGCGTTTGAATCTCGATGAATTTTCCGCAAATGACAGGGACGAATTTGCCCAGTATGTGGAAGAAAGCAGGTCACGCAAGATGAATGACATCCTTGAAAATTTTCGGAATACCATATGGCAACATTGATCCAAACCCTGCAAAACGTTCTCGATTCCAAGGACTCGCTTCTGTCCGTCGAGACGAAACGGATTCTGCTCAAAGAGGCGCTGCAATCTCATGTTTTGGATTTCATTTACAATCACCCCGCCTATCGCCGACTCAATTTCTACGGCGGCACCTGCCTGCACGTGATATACGGACTGAACCGACTCTCGGAAGACTTGGACTTCGACAATAGCGCGGAAATTGACCTTTCCTCACTGGCAGACGATTTATCCTCCTATTATCGCCGAACATTCGGATATGAAAGCGCCAACGTAAAATCACAACAGGGAGCACATGGCGTTCTACGAGTCACGTTGAAATTTCCTGTGTTAAATTCACTTGGGGTTTCCAATTACGCGAACGAAGCCCTGCACTTGAAAGTGGAGATCAGCCATCACAAGCAGGTGGCTGTTTTGCAAAGCACGCCGTCTTTTTACTATGGGCGGAGTTTTGTCCCCATTCACTTCTCATTGGAGACCATGATGGCTGGCAAGATCATTGCCTGCCTGGAACGAAATTTCCAGCGCGGCAAAGCAGGAGCGTACATCAAGGGGCGCGATTTTTACGATTTGCTTTGGTATATGCAAAAGGGCATTCAGCCTCTGCCTGAAAAACTGTCGAAGGACGGGAAGAATCCCTATACCGTTGAATCCGCCATACAGGCATTGCGTGAAAAAGTGAAAGGAATTAAAGACTCCGACCTGGCTGTGGACCTGCTCCCCATGTTCGAGTCCAGAACATTCATCGAGGGTTGGTTGAGTTCCTTTCACGAGAATTTTTCAAGATATGCCGAGGGTTATCTTGGACGAAGAACGATCCAGGTTCTGAAGCCTTGATTCCCCCATGATAAAATACCTTTCATGCAGACCTCATTGGAGAAACTACGTAAGTTCTTCCGACTCGAACACGAAAACGGATATGCCAACACCGCCATCATCGGCGGGCTGGCGGAGATGCTCAACTTTTGGGAAGGGGAAGCGCGCGCAGACGGGATTCAAGAAGAGGTGATCCAAGCCGTCGTGCAGAGACTCCGCTCGTATGACGGACTCAGCCCCCAGTCCCGCGCCGACGCGTTGAAGGGATTGTGGAAGCGCATCGGGGACGCGTATCCTGAAGCGCAGCAAAAGCCGCGGGCGCAGAGTCAGGTTGAAGGGCGGCAAGAGGCGCCGCGTCCGCCTCAGCAGAATCAGAACCAGCCCAAACCTGAGTCCGAACCGAAAAGAGAATCGCACCCGCAACATCCACAGCGGCACGAACAACGTCCGCGTCCGCAAGCGCAGCCGCGATCCGAATCCGTTGCGGGCGCGCGTCATTCATCCACGCCCGCCGCGCTCGATGCAAAGTTGACAGTGCTTCAAGGCGTCGGTCCGAAAAATGCGGAGACGTTCGCCAAGCTCGGCATGGTGACGCTCGGCGACATGTTGTATTACTACCCGCGCCGTTACGACGATTACTCGCAACTCAAACCGATCAAGGAATTATTTTACGGCGAACAGGTGACTGTGATCGGAACAATTCAAAGCGTGCATACGCGACCGATTCGCGGCGGCAAGGCTTCAATTGTTGAAGTCGTCATCGGCGACGGCACGGGCGCGTTGCGACTCTCGTATTTCAATCAGCCGTGGCTTGCGAATCGATTCAAATCTGGCGATGCGATTTCTGTTTCGGGCAAGGTGGATCAATATCTCGGTCGCCTCGTGATGAACAGCCCCGATTGGGAATCGGTGGAGGCTGAAAACCTGCACACGAATCGCATCGTGCCGATCTATCCGCTTGCCGAACGCATCACACAAAAATGGCTGCGCAATGTGATGAAGCAGGTCGTCGAATATTTTGCGCCCGCGGTGGTCGATTCGATTCCCGAAAGCGTGCGCAACGCGGCGCGCGTCATGCCGCTCGGCGAGGCGCTGTTGCAAGTTCATTTTCCATCGTCGCAGGATAAACTCAAAGCCGCGCGCGAGCGACTCGCCTTCGATGAAATTTTTTATCTGCAAATGGGAGTTCTGCGACAACGCCGCGACTGGCAGTCTGTGGAGGCGCGTCGCTTCTCTGTCTCGGACGTGTGGCTGGATTCGCTAAAGACGGGGCTTCCCTTCACCCTGACGTTCGCGCAAGAACACGCCATCGCAGACATCCGCGCTGACCTCGACTCGGGCAAGCCCATGAATCGACTCTTGCAAGGCGATGTCGGTTCTGGAAAAACGGTCGTCGCCGCAATAGCCGCTGGAATCATTTCATCGAACAACGCGCAAGCCGCGATCATGGCGCCGACTTCGATCCTTGCGGAACAACATTATCGCAACTTCACGAATCTTCTGAAAGATATTTTGAAGCCCGAAGAAATTCGATTGCTTGTTGGCGACACGCCCGAATCAGAGAAAGAACAAATTCGCTCTGGTCTTTCAGACGGCTCGATAAAAATCGTCATCGGCACGCACGCCGTTATCGAAGGACCCGTCCAATTCAAAGACTTGCAACTCGCCGTCATTGACGAACAACATCGCTTCGGCGTGGAGCAACGCGCCGAGTTACGCAGTAAAGGGACGAATCCGCACTTGTTGGTGATGACCGCCACGCCGATTCCGCGTTCGCTCGCGTTGACTCTCTACGGCGACCTCGACCTCTCCATCATGGACGAGATGCCCGCAGGACGAATCCCGATCAACACGTTTGTGCTTCGTCCGCAAGAACGCGAGCGCGCGTTCACACTTCTGCGCGGACAGATCAAGGATGGCAAGCAGGCGTTCATCATTTATCCGCTCATCGAAGAAAGCGAAAAGATCGAAGCCCGCGCCGCCGTGGACGATTACGAGACTCTCTCGAAAGAGGTCTTCCCCGATCTGAAACTTGGCTTGTTGCACGGCAAGATGCGTCCCAGCGAAAAAGACGAGACGATGTTGAAATTCCGCGACAAAGCATACAACATCCTTGTTTCGACCACCGTCGTCGAAGTCGGCGTGGATGTTCCCAACGCGACCGTCATGCTGATCGAAGGCGCGGACCGATTCGGTCTTGCGCAGTTGCATCAGTTACGCGGGCGCGTTGGGCGCGGCGCGGACCAATCGTATTGTCTGCTCATCCCCACGCGCGAAGACGCGACCGAAAATGAACGCCTGCAGATCATGGCTGAGTCGAACGACGGATTCGTACTGGCGGAAAAAGATTTGCAGATCCGCGGTCCTGGCGAATTTTTGGGGACGCGCCAGGCAGGCTTCGCTAACAGTCTGCGCATGGCAAGCATCACCGATGTCAAATTGATCGAGAAGGCTCGGGCGCAAGCGCAAGCCGTCTTCGAGAAAGATGCGGATTTGAGTCAGCCCGAACACAAACTCCTCGCCGAATCGCTTGGAAGGTTTTGGGGTGAAGGCAAGGGTGACGTTTCTTAATCACCACAAAGGACACGAAGGGCACAAAGTTTTAAAGGCAACAAACCTTAGTGACCGTAGTGTCCTTCGTGGTAAAAAAATGGAGAGTACATGGTTAGAGCACTTTTCCCAGGAACATTCGACCCCATTCACCTCGGTCACATAGACATTGCCGAACGCGCCGC from Candidatus Defluviilinea gracilis carries:
- a CDS encoding nucleotidyl transferase AbiEii/AbiGii toxin family protein, which encodes MATLIQTLQNVLDSKDSLLSVETKRILLKEALQSHVLDFIYNHPAYRRLNFYGGTCLHVIYGLNRLSEDLDFDNSAEIDLSSLADDLSSYYRRTFGYESANVKSQQGAHGVLRVTLKFPVLNSLGVSNYANEALHLKVEISHHKQVAVLQSTPSFYYGRSFVPIHFSLETMMAGKIIACLERNFQRGKAGAYIKGRDFYDLLWYMQKGIQPLPEKLSKDGKNPYTVESAIQALREKVKGIKDSDLAVDLLPMFESRTFIEGWLSSFHENFSRYAEGYLGRRTIQVLKP
- a CDS encoding sigma-70 family RNA polymerase sigma factor, which produces MTASVEDINWDSVVKDELPRLYNYFRYRLGEESVAEELTSTVLEKAWTKRHQYRKDRAAFSVWLFSIAKNEVVSYLRKRRDLLPISMAETTNGEAIEPRLEQSQNIQQLSRLLTDLPERERELISLKFGADLNNREISVVTGLSESNVGTILNRVLQKLREQIGGAR
- the recG gene encoding ATP-dependent DNA helicase RecG, encoding MQTSLEKLRKFFRLEHENGYANTAIIGGLAEMLNFWEGEARADGIQEEVIQAVVQRLRSYDGLSPQSRADALKGLWKRIGDAYPEAQQKPRAQSQVEGRQEAPRPPQQNQNQPKPESEPKRESHPQHPQRHEQRPRPQAQPRSESVAGARHSSTPAALDAKLTVLQGVGPKNAETFAKLGMVTLGDMLYYYPRRYDDYSQLKPIKELFYGEQVTVIGTIQSVHTRPIRGGKASIVEVVIGDGTGALRLSYFNQPWLANRFKSGDAISVSGKVDQYLGRLVMNSPDWESVEAENLHTNRIVPIYPLAERITQKWLRNVMKQVVEYFAPAVVDSIPESVRNAARVMPLGEALLQVHFPSSQDKLKAARERLAFDEIFYLQMGVLRQRRDWQSVEARRFSVSDVWLDSLKTGLPFTLTFAQEHAIADIRADLDSGKPMNRLLQGDVGSGKTVVAAIAAGIISSNNAQAAIMAPTSILAEQHYRNFTNLLKDILKPEEIRLLVGDTPESEKEQIRSGLSDGSIKIVIGTHAVIEGPVQFKDLQLAVIDEQHRFGVEQRAELRSKGTNPHLLVMTATPIPRSLALTLYGDLDLSIMDEMPAGRIPINTFVLRPQERERAFTLLRGQIKDGKQAFIIYPLIEESEKIEARAAVDDYETLSKEVFPDLKLGLLHGKMRPSEKDETMLKFRDKAYNILVSTTVVEVGVDVPNATVMLIEGADRFGLAQLHQLRGRVGRGADQSYCLLIPTREDATENERLQIMAESNDGFVLAEKDLQIRGPGEFLGTRQAGFANSLRMASITDVKLIEKARAQAQAVFEKDADLSQPEHKLLAESLGRFWGEGKGDVS